The DNA region AGGTCAGGTTCTTGCTGTGGGGTCAGGCCGGGCTGATCCGCCGACCGCCCGATGCGGCGTGGCACAAACGCACTGACGTGCTCCGCCGCGCGGCTCGGGTGGCGCTGCCGGAGCTGCCGACCGTCGGGTTCGACGAGTCGGTGGTCGCGATGGTGGGGCAGCACCTCAGGGCGTACGGGCCGGTGACCAAGGACGACAGCTGCTTCTATCTGGGTATCCGCAAGACCCCGCTCAACCAAGCCTTGGCCGCCTTGGGCGACCGAGTGCTGGTCGGCGAGGGACCGGACGGCCGGCTGATGTGCGACTGGGCCGATGATCTCTCTGAGTCGACTGGTGATCCGGAGGCTGCCAGTGGGGTGCGGCTGCTCGCGGACTTCGACGGCTGCCTGCTGGGCTATGCCGGCCCGGGGCGGCTGCGCTTCTGCACCCCCGAACAGTTGGCGTTGGTCTGGAATGCAAAGAACGCGGTCTGCGCCCCGACCGTGCTGCATGACGGTCGAATCGTAGCCCGCTGGAAGACTGTCGGAACCGGACGCCGCGTCCGGATCGAGGTGACGATGCTGCCACCGCATCGGCCACTGCGCGAGGCAGCGTTCGACGACGCGGTTGCCGCCCTCGCAGCCGTGCTGGATCTTGAGATTCACGCGGTCCGGGTCACCTGATGTGAGACGTCCGTCTGGTCGCGTTGGTCGGCATCGGTGACGGCAGGCACACTCATCCCGTGGAGCATGACGGCAACGGCTGGGTTCGTTGCGATCTGGGTCACCGGCACTGGGGACGCTACGGCGCGGCCGGGCTGTTGCTCGTCGACCGGCGAACGCCCGCCGGCGAGCCACTCGTGTTGCTGCAACACCGCGCGGCGTGGACGGCCAACGGGGACACCTGGGGCATTCCCGGCGGCGCCCGCGATTCCCATGAGACTCCTGCCGAGGGCGCCCTTCGCGAGGCCCACGAAGAGACCGGGATCGGCTCGGCAGCCGTCCGGATCCGGATCGGCGGCGAGCTGCTCGACGACCACGGGAGCTGGTCCTATACGACCGTGCTCGCCGAGCTGGCGGCACCGGTGACCCTGGTGCCGCAGGAGGAGTCCGCAGAACTGCGCTGGGTGCCCGTGCCGGAGGTGGCTTCGCTGGACCTGCATCCAGGTTTCGCCAAGACCTGGCCGATCCTCCGCCAGCGGCTGGCTGCGCCGACCTAGCAATCGCGGTCAGCTCGGATCGCCCACTGATCTAGGCAGTGGTTTCCCAGAGGTGGGTGGCCCAGTCGGTGTGGCCGAGGGTGAGGGTGCCTTGGTTGGTGGTGATCATGATCCAGCCTTGGGGTGATTGCCACAGGTAGGTGCCTGGTTCGGGTTGTTTCGACCGCCAGTTCCCGATCGTTTTGGCCCGGTGTTCACATCGGGCGAGGGGTCCGAGGGTGTGCATGCCGGTTTGTCCGGGTGGCCCGTTGTGGAGGTAGGCGGGGGTGTGATCGAGATCGGTACGTCCGGTGGTGGGTGAGTGCGGGAACACCGATCGGGGATGCCGAATCTGCATGGCACGACGCAGCCGGAGCGGCGTCTCATATCCGTCGGCGGACGCGGTCTCGGCCGGATCCACGACGGGATACACCGTGAGGTGGGCTTCGTGCTGGACCAGGAACCGTTGCAGTTGTTCGATCAGGATCGGTCCCCAGTCGGTCCGCACCACCCCGTGACCATCCCGCAGGGTCTGCTCACTGAGGTGGACGTGCAACACCACCGTGGGCGCGCACGCGGCCAACTGGGCCGGGGTCAAGGGTCGCCAACCGGGTGGCCGGAACCCCTCCGGTAGCGGTGGTCGCACTGGGCCGGTCCGTGCCGGGCCGGTCGGGTCGGTGTCGCTGGTGTCGGGATCATCGGGATCGCTGCGTCGCGGGTTGTCGTGACCGGTGGTGTTCTGGTCGCCTGCCGTTGTGGCGCCCGTCCAGTCGCGACTGGTCTGCTTGGTGCTAGGGCGATCCCCGCCGTTCGGACTGGTGCCGACGCTGCCGGGACCACTTTGGCCGGCATTGTTCGGTCCGGTGTCGCCTGGACCACCGCCACTTCGACTGGGGTCTGCTTGGCCGGAATCGGCGCCACTGCTCGGCTGGTCGACCGCGGGGGTGTCGTCGCTGGCACTGTCACGGCCGGCACTGTCACGGCTGGCACTGTCACGGCTGGCACTGTCGCGGCCGGCATCACCGTCACTGGTGCCGTCGTGCTGGTGCTGAAACCAGGCCAGGTCGTCGGGATCGGGCGGCGGATCCGCCGGCCAATAGTCAGGCTCGCCGTCGGGGCCGGGTCCGGGCTGGCCGGGGCGGGGTTGGGTCCACCACTCATCCTCATCAAAGGCGGGCTGATGATAGTTGCCGTGTTGGGCGGTCTCCCAGCCTGCAGCCGGAAGGTCATCCGCCCACGGATCAGTGTCGTCGGCGGCGTGCGCAGCAGTCTGTTCCCACGGATCCCGGTGCGGGTCCGGATCGGTCGCGTGCCGAGCCAACAGGTCCAGGACCCGGGCGGGATGCGCGATCCAACCCATCGCCTTCGACATCCGCACCGGCAACGGGTCCTCATCACCCTCGTCGGCTAAGCATTCCGCGACACGTTGATGCAGGGCGAGGAGCATCGCCACATCCCCGGCCTCACCCCGAGCAATCAGGGTGCGGAGCCCGTCTTCGGATTGGGTGGCGCGAACCTCACGTTTCGCGGCGATGATCTTCTCCCGCTCCCGATAGGAGGTTTCATCCACCTCGAGCATGGTGGCATCCAAGTTCTTCAGGAACGTCTGCCACGGCAACTGGGTGACCCAGCCGGCGGTCTGCTCATCCACCATCCCCACGATCGCGATCGACAGGTGGGCGGTCAGATTCGCGACCTTCCGGGCCTGCCACGCATGGATCTCACCCGCCTGGACGCGTTCCCACAACCTGGGGAGTCGGTGCCGGACCGTCAAGGCATCAGACATCCAAGACCGGGCGGAGCCGGTCGAGGTGCCGAACGGGCCGATCAATCCCTCAGGGGCGAACTCCGCCACCGGCGGTGTCCCGACCGGCCCGATCTTGACGAGCCGTTCGACCAACACCCCACCCTCGAGATGATCCACCTCCGAATGCGCATCGGCCCACGCGGCGGCGACCACAAGCTTGCGACACCCCCACCGTTTCGACTGCTGCTCGGCCCGGGCGGCGAGGTCGGCCAGGACGCGCCGGTCCCCGAGCGCCGCCTCCAACCGATCCTCGAACATGTCACCCATTCTAGTCGAACAAGTGTACGATGACTAGTGTTTGAGCCCACGTTTTTCCTGTCCACACACGGAAAACACTTGTCATCCGCCTGGGCAAGTCGGCGGGTTCCCGTGGGATGCTGGATCCGCTCGCGGTCGTCTGTGGCCCGTGGGTGCGAAACGTACCGGCGGCCCGCCTGGCACGCGATCGTTTGTGGCCCGCGGGCGCGAAACGTACCCACAGCCCGCATGTGTCGCGATCGTCTGTGGCCCCGGGGTCGCGAAACGTGCCCGCTGCACGCCTGCCCCGCGATCATGTGTGGCCCGCCGGCGCGAAACGTACCGGCGGCCCGACTGGCTCGCGTCCATATGTGGCCCGGGGGCGCGAAACGTGCCCGCCGCCCGCCTGCCCCGCGATCAGCTATGGCCCGGCGGCGCAGGACGTACGCGCGGCCCGACTGGCTCGCGTCCATGTGTGGCCCGGGGGCGCGAAACGTTCCCGCCGCCCGCCTGCCCCGCGATCAGCTATGGCCCGGCGGCGCAGGACGTACGCGCGGCCCGCGGCGGGTCACCGCCCGCAGCATCACCAGTCGATCGACGGCGCTCCCGGCGGCCACGGGCGAGCTCGGTTTCCAGCGCGTCGAGGGGCTGCCGCCACTGGTCTCCGAACCGGTTGAACTGATCGAACCAGGCTGCCGCGTCGGCGAGTCGTTCGGCATCGATCCGATACAGGCGCGACGTGCCCACAGCTCGCATCTGCAGCAGCCCGGACTCGCGTAGCACTTTCAGGTGCTGGGAACATCCGGGCTGCGACAGCCCGAGTTCGTCGCGCAGGGCGTCGGCGATCACGCCGGCCGCCACCTCTGTGTCGGCGATGATCTCGAGGATGCGCCGGCGTACGGGCTCGCCCAGTGCGTCGAGCGCCTGCACGTCAGTGCGACTCCCCCGACTCGCCGCGATAGAAGGCACCCGTGTTGCGCCCCGCCGCCCGAGCCGCATCCTCGTCGGCACCGCCGGCGATGTCGGCCTCGGCCCAACCCTCGGCACTGCCGGTGACGAAGACCTTGCCGGCCTCAGAAATCGACCAGGCCTCGAACTCGGCTGGATCGAGCTGGGCCGCACCGGCCAGATGCAACCCGAGCCCGATCAGGCTGAGGTCCCATCCCACGCCGGTCGCGCCCGGACCGTATTGCCGCCAGAAATCATGGTCGCTGTGCTGGGTGTGCCGCAGTTCCACCTGCGTCCCGTCGGCGACCTCGCAGAGTTCGACAGCCAGCCAGCTGATCGCACCCATCGCCTCCCAGGTGACCTGAAACTCCCGCGGCGGATCGCAGCTGCGGACCTCTCCACCGGCATTGCCTTCCAGCTGGTAGCGGCCCCCGACGGCCAGTTCACCGCTGATCGGCAGGAACCAGCGCGGCAGCCGTTCGGGGTTGGTCAGCGCGTCCCAGACATCGTCGACGGCCGCGCCACGGTAGGTCCGGCGGGCAGTGACGACGCGGGCCGGCTGGCCGCTGACCTCGGTGGGGACGACGCGACGCTCGATCGCACCGACCAGCGCGATCGGATCCTCGGTGGGTGTGGTCATGAGTGAAACCTCTCGGGAGTGCAGGAGTTGGTTTCAGGTCACTATATTCGTTATGACTTATATAAGCAAGACCTGAATAAGACGCCGCTGAAATCGGACCGGAACCGCAGGAAACAGAGCTGTCACATGCCAGCCGAAGGTGTCACCCGCTCGTAACCTGCAGCGACCTCGGCGCAACACAGGGCTAGCAGAGTTGGCACAACCGCGCGTGTTCACGGATCCGGGCGCGCACACTCCAGTTGTCCAGCCACAACCCCTCATGTCCAGCTCCAACTCCTCTCACCGAAAGTCACAAGCATGAGTCCACTCGAACTGAATTCGGGCGATACCGCCTGGATGCTGACCTCGGCGGCTCTGGTGCTCTTGATGACACCAGGCCTTGCGCTCTTCTACGGCGGCATGGTCCGCGCCAAGAGCGTCCTCAACATGATGATGATGAGCTTCGGCGCCATGGCCATCATCGCCATCCTCTGGGTCCTGTACGGCTACTCGTTCGCCTTCGGCAACGACGTCGGCGCGGGCCTGCTCGGCAACCCCGGCGAGTTCCTCGGCCTCAAGGGCCTGATGGCGGAGACCGACGCCAGCTACCCGACAATGGCCTTCGTCGCCTTCCAGGCCATGTTCGCCATCATCACGGTGGCCCTGATCTCGGGTGCCATCGCCGACCGCGCCAAGTTCTCCACCTGGATGATCTTCGCCGCCCTCTGGGCGACGATCGTCTACTTCCCGATCGCGCACTGGGTCTTCGACTTCACGTTGACCGATGACAACGACGTGGTCACCCACACCGGAGGCTGGATCGCCAACAACCTGGCGGCGATCGACTTCGCCGGTGGCACCGCGGTGCACATCAACGCCGGCGCCGCCGGCCTGGCGCTGGCCCTGGTGTTGGGCAAGCGGATCGGATTCAAGAAGGACCCGATGCGGCCGCACAACCTGCCGCTGGTGATGCTCGGCGCCGGTCTGCTGTGGTTCGGCTGGTTCGGCTTCAACGCCGGTTCCGCGGTCTCGGCCGGCAACACCGCCTCGGTGGCGTTCGTCAACACCCTGGTCGCCACCGCCGCAGCGTCCTTGGCCTGGCTGATCACCGAGAAGATCCGTGACGGCCACGCCACCTCGCTGGGTGCCGCCTCAGGCATCGTGGCCGGTCTGGTCGCGATCACCCCCTCGTGCTCATCGGTCAGCCCGATCGGCGCGATCATCCTCGGTCTGGTCGCCGGTGTGCTCTGTGCCCTGGCCATCGGCCTGAAGTACAAGCTCGGTTACGACGACTCGCTCGACGTGGTCGGCGTGCATCTCGTCGGCGGTCTCTGGGGCACGATCGCCATCGGCTTCTTCGCCACGGCAGCGGCTCCCGCCGGGGTCGACGGCCTGTTCTACGGCGGCGGCTTCGACCAGCTGTGGCGCCAGGCAGTGGGCGCGTTCGCGGTGCTGATCGTCTCGTTCGTGGTCACGTACCTGATCGGACTGATCCTGGAGAAGACCATCGGCTTCCGCGTCGACTCTGACGACGAGCAGCGCGGTGTGGATCAGACCGAGCACGCTGAGACCGGCTACGACCTGACGCCGATCGGCGCCCTCGGCCGCGGTCTGTCCTTCGGTGGCGCGCACACTGGTGGTGCCACCGCACCCAAGAATCAGGAGGTGAAGGCATGAAGCTCGTGACCGCGATCATCAAGCCCCACATGCTCGACGAAGTGAAGACCGCCCTGGAGTCGTTCGGGGTCGAGGGAATGACCGTCAGCGAAGCCCAAGGCTTCGGTCGCCAGCGGGGCCACACCGAGGTCTACCGGGGCGCTGAGTACACCGTGGACCTGGTGCCGAAGGTAAGACTTGAGGTGCTCGTCGAGGACGAGGATGCCAAGGACATCATCGATGTCCTGGTGAAGAGCGCCCGGACCGGCCGTATCGGTGACGGCAAGGTCTGGTCCGTACCTGTGGACGAGATCGTCCGCGTGCGTACGGGAGAGCGCGGGCTGGACGCGCTCTGAAGCGCGATCTGACCTCGGAGCGCCTCAACGCCGCGATCCGGTCCTCGTGGTCCGCCACGTCAGGGCCGGATCGTCGGCGTTGTCTGACCGAGTGCGTCGAGGACGCTCTCGCAGAGCTGTACACCGATGCCGGCGGTCCGCAGACCGGCGTCGCCCTGGCCGCGGTCGGCAGCCTCGCCCGCCGTGAGCTCGGTCCCCGCTCCGACCTCGATCTGGTGCTGCTGCACGACGGCACCGACCGAGTACGGGTCAGCGCCCTGGCCGAGCGGCTCTGGTATCCGCTGTGGGACAGCTCGGTGCGCCTGGACCACTCCGTCCGTACGCCGGCCGAGTGTGCCGAAGTCGCGTCCCGGGAGCTGAGTGCCGGCGTCGGCCTGCTCGATCTGCGGCTGGTAGCCGGCGACGGCGAGCTCACCCGTGCCGCCAGATCGACCTTGTTGACCAGCTGGCGGGGCAACGCCCGCAAGAGACTGCCCGAGTTGCTGACTGCGGTCGAGGAACGACACGAGACCTTCGGCGATGCCGCGTACCTGTTGGAACCTGACCTCAAGGAGGCCCGTGGGGGTTTCCGGGACATGACCATGCTGCGGGCCCTGGCCGCGACCTGGTTGACCGATCGTCCGCATGCCGGCGTCAGGGAGCCGTACGAGCGGTTGCTCGATGTCCGGGACGCACTGCACCTGAGCTCGGGCCGAGCCCTGGATCGGCTGCTGGTCAACGAGGTCGGGGACGTGGCTGACCGACTCGAGTACGCCGACCCCGACGAGCTGCACCGCACCGTCAGCATGGCCGCCCGGCGCATCGGGCACGCCCTCGACCTGACCTGCCGAGCCGCCCGCCAGGTGCTGCCGGTGCGTCGCGCGATCAGCTTCGTCCGCCGGGAGCGGCGACCTGAATATGTCCAAGCGCCGCACGGCCTGATCATCCACAGCGGCGAGATCGGGTTGGATCGGAACACCCGCCCGGACACCCCTTTGCTCGACCTGCGCGCCGCTGCCCTGGCGGCGCAGCGCGGACTGGTGCTCTCCCCGATCACCGCGGACAATCTCGGCGAACACGCACCGGCCATCGCGACCCCTTGGTCGGCATCAGCCCGGGAGTCCTTTGTGGAGTTGTTGTCCTGCGGCACAGTGTTGCTGCCGGTCTGGGAGTCGCTGGAGCTGGCCGGTTGTGTCGTTCGCTGGATCCCCGCTTGGCAAGGCATCAGCGCCCAGCCCCAGCACAACCCGATCCACCGGCATACAGTCGACCGGCATTCGGTGCAGTGCGTGGCTGAGGCGCAGCCGCATCTCACCAGGGTGGATCGTCCCGACCTCCTGCTGGTGGCCTGTCTGCTCCATGACATCGGAAAGCTGCCCGGAGCCGGCGCCCGGCACCCAGTCGTCGGGGCGCCGATCGCACGGGAGATCTCGGCAGCGCTGGGCTTCGACGAGGCAGATGTCGCGCTGGTCGAGCGGCTGGTCCGTGAGCACCTCACCCTCGCCGAGTTGGCCACCAAACGCGACCACCGCGACCCGGCCACCGTCGACGCGCTGATCGCGGCGGTGGACGGGCGGCTGGAGACCCTGCACCTGCTGCGCTGTCTGACCGAGGCCGATGCCCGGGCCGCCGGGCCTGCGGCTTGGTCCCCCTGGCGGGCACAACTGGTCAACGCGTTGGCCGACAGCGTGGAGTCACAGCTGGTCGGAGATCAGCCACAGACTCCGACCGACCTGGTGGATCTGGGTCTGGCACGCTCGGTCAGCCTGGACGGGCGACCACGGGTGCAACTGGAGTCCAAGCCGGGTGGCCTTCAGGTGGTGGTCGCCGCCACCGACCGGATCGGCCTGTTCGCCGAGACCGCCGGCCTGTTGGCCGCGCACTCGGTATCGGTCCGCTCCGCTGCCCTGCACACGATCACGACCGGGCTGCTCCAACCTGTCGCGATCGCCACCTGGCGGGTCGACAGCCAGCATCCCGGCGACCTGCCCCACCCGACCCTGCTCAGCCAGGAGCTGAGCCGGCTCCAGGACGGTGACTCCACCATGCTCGAGCGGGTACGGATCCGTGAGTCGCGGGCGTCCCGACGACCACGGGCGGCGCGGCCCTTCATCGGCGTCATCCCGGACGCCAGCGCCAGCGCCGCGGTGATCGAGGTCCGGACCGGTGACCGAAGTGGGCTGCTGTTCGCCCTCGCCAATTCACTCAGCGAGCTCCGACTCTCCATCCGGTCGGCGCATGTCAGCACGCTGGCGGGCCAGGCCATCGACACCTTCTACCTGACCGAGGCAGACGGCTCGCTGCCATCGACCGATCGGGTTCAAGCAGCCCTGACAGCTCTCACCAACGGCGCGTAGCACCGAGCGAGCGCAGCCTCACAGCGAGCGACGACTGGCACCGATCAAGGCGTCGACCTCGGCCGTGTTCGGCGGCTGGGCGCCACGCCGAGAACAGACGATGGAGGCTGCGGCCGCACCGCGGACCAAGGCCGAATGCAGATCCAACTCACGATTGACGTACCCGTCCAAGAATCCGGCCATGAAGGTATCGCCGGCGCCGACGGTGTCGACCAGTTTGGTCGGGAAACCGGCCGCGTGCGTCCGATTTCCCCCCGCGTCGATAGCGGCCACGCCGTCCGGGCCGAGGGTGACCACGCCGAGGCTGGCACCGTACTGCGCCACCCACTCGCCCAGCAGATCCAATGGGTCGGCTCCGGGCGACGTGGCCTGGGCGAGGAAGGCGATGTCCTCGTCGCTGGCCTTGAGAATGCCCTTGCGCTGGCCGACGATCCGCAGCCAGGGCCGCACCCTCGCCCAGTACTCCTCCGGATCGGTGATGACGGTCGGTCGGACGTTGATGTCGTAGGAGATCCCCGACGGCACGCCGTGCGCCCAGGCGAGCAGCACATCGCTACCGGGACTGACGACACAGGCGAGCGAGGCGATGTGCAGCCAGTCGTCCGACGTCAGGTTCGGCAGGTCAGCCTCCTGCCAACCGAAGTTCGCGGTGTCGGTGAAGTGGAAGGTGTAGCTCGCCTTGCCCTCCGCGTCCAGGCTGACCACCGCCAGTGACGTCGCCTGCGAAGACTCGGTGGCCAGGTCGAGCGACACCCCGGAGGTCTCGATGTGGCCGCGGAGCTGCTTACCGAAGGAGTCGCGAGACAAGCGACCGAGGAAGTGCACGTCGGCGCCAAGGTCACCGAGGGCGACCGCGCTGTTCATCGGCCCGCCGGCGGACGTGGCGGCCCACGTCGAGCTGACATAGCCTTCGTTCTGGCCGCCAGCCTGGATCAGGTCGATGAGGGTCTCTCCGCACACGACGAATCGCTTTGTCATGCGGGCCAAACTAGCGGAGATGACCTCCCGTCCGGCACCGGGCTCCCCTCACCATCCCGACGCGATGCGCAACTGGTCGGCGATCTGGTCGAGGTACCGCGGTGGGATGGCGTTGTTGCTGATCTGCTTGCACAGCTCCAGCAGGCCGTAGTCCGGCGCCACCTGCTCGAGACGGTCGATGCAACAGTTGAGCAACGCTCCGTTCCCGTCCAGCCAACCTGCCCAGCCGAGCATGGCCAGCGGCGCCGGCTCGTACGGCCAGACGCTGATGGCGACCACCCGACGCCACAACGCCACGTACGCCTCGGCGTCCTGGCGCGTCATCATCGCCCAGACCTCGTCGCGGACGCCGATGTCGCGAACCAGCACTGCGATCTCCACTGCCTCAGCGTCGGTCGGCCCGTCGGCGGACAGCACCCGGTCGACCAGTTGTCGCACCCGTCGCCGTCGGCGGCGCCGACTCAGCTGGTCGACCTTGCCGGCACATTCCTCCGCGGCCGCGGTGAGCCGGTCCCGCTCAGCCGCCGGCGGTCCTGCGGTGAGTGCCATGATGTCGTCGCGGGTGCCGGTCGCGGATATCCCGGCCATCACCGCCTCGACCGCCAGCGGATGGGCCTCGATGTCATAGGCCTGGCCTTCGGCTGGGCAGCAGTCCCCGTCACAGCACACCGACCACCACCGGTCGCCCGACACTGCCAAGACATCGACCAGATCGAACGGGATCACGTCGGCCAGGCCGCGCATCACATCCCGGACGCTCTCGTCGGCGCTGTAGCCGACGAGCACTATTGCGCGGGTGTCCACCTGATCGGCGACCAACTCGAACTGGTCGATCAGCGCCTCCAGATCAGCGGTCGCGGCCAGATCCACCCGGGCCGTCACCACCACCCGGCGTTGGCGGACGAACGCGGCCACCAAGGACTCAGCGGGGTGGAACCCCAGCAGATAGGGAATCAAGCCCAGGATGTCACCTGGCTCACGAATCCGGAGGACGGTCGGCGCCGCACTCGCGGTGCGGGAAGAAGAAGTACGTCGTGTCATACCCAGACATAAAGGATGCCGGCCGGATTCGACCGGGCAGTCAGGCAATCTGTGGACAGCGCTTCCTGGCCCGACTGACCTGTGGACAACCCAGGTAGCGTGACGGGGGTGAGCGAGTCGACCGGGCCTGGCATGGGCCGTCCGAGCGGACCGGACTTCGCCGGTCCCCCAGTGCCCGGCGCCGGATCCCCGTCCGCCGGGTCCGGCTGGTCGCCTCGGCAGCCATCGGCCGAGCCGCCCCCATCAGCGCCTCGGCCCCCGAGACCACCACGCAGTCGACTGCCTGCTGTGCTCACGGCGATGGCGATCGCCGTGGTCGGACTCGTCGTCGTGCTGGCCAGCGTCTGGGCCGTGCACCAGGATGCCCGGCAAGCCGCAGCGCCGCAGCCGGTGCCGAGCCCGCCGGCGACCGCCAGCCCGTCGCCGGCCAGGCAGATCGAGTTCACCAGCGACACCGGCAGTGGGGTCTTACGGATCGTGCGCCACAGCTGGGACCCGGCAGGCTCGACGGCCGACGGCAAGTCGCTGCTCACCCTGGAGATCGCGGTGAGCTGCACCAGCGGCACCCTGCGGTACGGCCCCGACTCCTTCGAGGCATTCGATCAGCATGGCGGGCTGTTCGAGTCCACGTACGACCCGGACTCCTCGACCGCGCTGGAGCTGATCCGGCTTTCGGCCGGAGAGGAGGTCAGCGGCACCGTCACGTTCGAGATCCCACGCGGTGAGGTGACGTTGCTGTTGAGCGATGATCTGTCCCGACCGGTCACGGCGCTCAAAGTGCCCGACTGACCGCCCGCATCGCTCTATCCTGTCCGGGTGCCTGACCTCGAAGAGCTGGTCGTCCGCGGTTGGGAGGTCCTTCGCCTGACCTCGGACAGCCTGGTGGTGGAGTTGGTGCCGGCGCTCGGCGGCACTGTCACCTCGCTACGCCGCCGCGCCGACGATCTCGAGCTGCTCTGGCAGACTCCGTGGGGACTGCGTCGCCGGCAGGCGATCGAGCTGCCCGGCTCGACGGAGGTGACCAGGTACACCAACTCTCCCGGCGGCTGGCATCCGGTCTTCCCGAACGGCGGTGACGGCACCTCGGTCCACGGAGCCGAGTGGGGTTTCGACGGTGAGGCGCGGGTGACCTGGCTGGACTGGCGATTGACCGGTGACTCGCTGGTCCTGCAAGGCCGGCTCACCCGCTCGCCGTTCGAGCTGACCCGGGAGGTCACGCTGCGCGACGATCAGGTCACCGTTGCCGACACCGTGGTCAACGTGGGTGCGGAGCACATCGATGTGATGTGGGGTCAGCAGATCGCCTTCGGCGCCGGCCTGCTCGGACCGGACACCGTCGTGCACTCCGGCTGCACCACCGTCCGTCCGGACGGCCGGCTCGCCACCTCGGCCTCGTACGACGACCTGCTGCCCTGGCCGCGCGCGTACGGGCGGCACGGCTTGGTGAACCTGCGCGGCATCGGCGACGGCCCGGAGACCAGGATGGCCTATCTGTGCGACTTCGCCGATGCCTCGATCCGCGTCCAGCGGCCCAGCGCCGGCCTCTCCGTCGAACTGCAGTGGGACGAGTTCAGCTGGCCGCACGTCTGGTACGAACTGGAGACCGGCGCCCGAAAAGGGTTTCCCTGGTATGGCACCGGTCGATATCTCGCCTTCACTCCATGCTCGAGCTGGCCGGCACACGGTCTGCACGATGCTCGGCGCGTCTCATCGACCCTGATGCGCATCCACGAGGGAGGCGAACGGACCTCCTATCTGAGGGTACGAGTGCAGTCCACAGGCTGACCGGTTCGCACCGACTCGTACGCGGCCAGCACCACCGCCAGGCTGCGCGTCCCAGCGACTCCATCCGGCACCGCGACCGCCTCACCGGCGACAACCCGCAGGAATG from Microlunatus phosphovorus NM-1 includes:
- a CDS encoding DNA glycosylase AlkZ-like family protein produces the protein MRRWSSDDLRRATLRRQFPESTSVLDLMADLAPIQSQVPRAPFLTMASRRPGTTDAELVTLFEAHQLIKASTLRGTVFTSDLQQFAWSQRIAREGRQQLLAALTKVPVEHVGELLTAVEEQAADWRAWEDLLDHARGLMTAGPPELASRVDQVRFLLWGQAGLIRRPPDAAWHKRTDVLRRAARVALPELPTVGFDESVVAMVGQHLRAYGPVTKDDSCFYLGIRKTPLNQALAALGDRVLVGEGPDGRLMCDWADDLSESTGDPEAASGVRLLADFDGCLLGYAGPGRLRFCTPEQLALVWNAKNAVCAPTVLHDGRIVARWKTVGTGRRVRIEVTMLPPHRPLREAAFDDAVAALAAVLDLEIHAVRVT
- a CDS encoding NUDIX hydrolase is translated as MEHDGNGWVRCDLGHRHWGRYGAAGLLLVDRRTPAGEPLVLLQHRAAWTANGDTWGIPGGARDSHETPAEGALREAHEETGIGSAAVRIRIGGELLDDHGSWSYTTVLAELAAPVTLVPQEESAELRWVPVPEVASLDLHPGFAKTWPILRQRLAAPT
- a CDS encoding ArsR/SmtB family transcription factor; this translates as MQALDALGEPVRRRILEIIADTEVAAGVIADALRDELGLSQPGCSQHLKVLRESGLLQMRAVGTSRLYRIDAERLADAAAWFDQFNRFGDQWRQPLDALETELARGRRERRRSTGDAAGGDPPRAARTSCAAGP
- a CDS encoding SRPBCC family protein: MTTPTEDPIALVGAIERRVVPTEVSGQPARVVTARRTYRGAAVDDVWDALTNPERLPRWFLPISGELAVGGRYQLEGNAGGEVRSCDPPREFQVTWEAMGAISWLAVELCEVADGTQVELRHTQHSDHDFWRQYGPGATGVGWDLSLIGLGLHLAGAAQLDPAEFEAWSISEAGKVFVTGSAEGWAEADIAGGADEDAARAAGRNTGAFYRGESGESH
- a CDS encoding ammonium transporter; translated protein: MSPLELNSGDTAWMLTSAALVLLMTPGLALFYGGMVRAKSVLNMMMMSFGAMAIIAILWVLYGYSFAFGNDVGAGLLGNPGEFLGLKGLMAETDASYPTMAFVAFQAMFAIITVALISGAIADRAKFSTWMIFAALWATIVYFPIAHWVFDFTLTDDNDVVTHTGGWIANNLAAIDFAGGTAVHINAGAAGLALALVLGKRIGFKKDPMRPHNLPLVMLGAGLLWFGWFGFNAGSAVSAGNTASVAFVNTLVATAAASLAWLITEKIRDGHATSLGAASGIVAGLVAITPSCSSVSPIGAIILGLVAGVLCALAIGLKYKLGYDDSLDVVGVHLVGGLWGTIAIGFFATAAAPAGVDGLFYGGGFDQLWRQAVGAFAVLIVSFVVTYLIGLILEKTIGFRVDSDDEQRGVDQTEHAETGYDLTPIGALGRGLSFGGAHTGGATAPKNQEVKA
- a CDS encoding P-II family nitrogen regulator, with the protein product MKLVTAIIKPHMLDEVKTALESFGVEGMTVSEAQGFGRQRGHTEVYRGAEYTVDLVPKVRLEVLVEDEDAKDIIDVLVKSARTGRIGDGKVWSVPVDEIVRVRTGERGLDAL
- a CDS encoding [protein-PII] uridylyltransferase, which produces MTECVEDALAELYTDAGGPQTGVALAAVGSLARRELGPRSDLDLVLLHDGTDRVRVSALAERLWYPLWDSSVRLDHSVRTPAECAEVASRELSAGVGLLDLRLVAGDGELTRAARSTLLTSWRGNARKRLPELLTAVEERHETFGDAAYLLEPDLKEARGGFRDMTMLRALAATWLTDRPHAGVREPYERLLDVRDALHLSSGRALDRLLVNEVGDVADRLEYADPDELHRTVSMAARRIGHALDLTCRAARQVLPVRRAISFVRRERRPEYVQAPHGLIIHSGEIGLDRNTRPDTPLLDLRAAALAAQRGLVLSPITADNLGEHAPAIATPWSASARESFVELLSCGTVLLPVWESLELAGCVVRWIPAWQGISAQPQHNPIHRHTVDRHSVQCVAEAQPHLTRVDRPDLLLVACLLHDIGKLPGAGARHPVVGAPIAREISAALGFDEADVALVERLVREHLTLAELATKRDHRDPATVDALIAAVDGRLETLHLLRCLTEADARAAGPAAWSPWRAQLVNALADSVESQLVGDQPQTPTDLVDLGLARSVSLDGRPRVQLESKPGGLQVVVAATDRIGLFAETAGLLAAHSVSVRSAALHTITTGLLQPVAIATWRVDSQHPGDLPHPTLLSQELSRLQDGDSTMLERVRIRESRASRRPRAARPFIGVIPDASASAAVIEVRTGDRSGLLFALANSLSELRLSIRSAHVSTLAGQAIDTFYLTEADGSLPSTDRVQAALTALTNGA
- a CDS encoding PfkB family carbohydrate kinase, translating into MTKRFVVCGETLIDLIQAGGQNEGYVSSTWAATSAGGPMNSAVALGDLGADVHFLGRLSRDSFGKQLRGHIETSGVSLDLATESSQATSLAVVSLDAEGKASYTFHFTDTANFGWQEADLPNLTSDDWLHIASLACVVSPGSDVLLAWAHGVPSGISYDINVRPTVITDPEEYWARVRPWLRIVGQRKGILKASDEDIAFLAQATSPGADPLDLLGEWVAQYGASLGVVTLGPDGVAAIDAGGNRTHAAGFPTKLVDTVGAGDTFMAGFLDGYVNRELDLHSALVRGAAAASIVCSRRGAQPPNTAEVDALIGASRRSL